The following coding sequences are from one Venturia canescens isolate UGA chromosome 5, ASM1945775v1, whole genome shotgun sequence window:
- the Nedd8 gene encoding NEDD8, which yields MLIKVKTLTGKEIEIDIEPTDKVERIKERVEEKEGIPPQQQRLIFSGKQMNDEKTAQDYKVQGGSVLHLVLALRGGL from the exons atgttGATCAAAGTAAAG acgCTGACGGGAAAAGAG ATTGAGATTGACATTGAGCCAACAGACAAAGTGGAGAGAATCAAAGAAAGAGTCGAAGAAAAGGAGGGTATACCGCCTCAACAACAGAGATTAATTTTCTCTGGTAAACAAAT GAACGATGAGAAAACAGCTCAAGATTACAAAGTTCAAGGAGGCTCCGTACTTCATTTGGTGCTCGCGCTTCGAGGTGGACTTTAG